In the genome of Diabrotica undecimpunctata isolate CICGRU chromosome 2, icDiaUnde3, whole genome shotgun sequence, the window atactgcagtgagacatggatcttcttcttaacgtgacacatccctaaggacattggcggtCATCATGGCCCATTGACGAGACATGGATAAtaacaaaaaatgaataaaatttcaTAGAAATCTAGAAAAGGGACGTTCTGAGGAAGGTATACGGGGTAATCATAAGACAGTCTATGGGTAAAAAGGTCCAACAACGAGTTAAAAGAATTATACAATCAACTAaacatcatcttcttcttcttctaatggcgctacaaccctttgtgagtcttggcctgcttaacaatgttcttccattctgccctgtcggatactttccttcgccactgcctgatgttcatggttttaagatctctctctctctctacgtcgtctatccatcttttagggccatcctcttgttctgtttccttggggcttccatctctggactacttttacagctcgattatctggcattctttccaggtgaccaagccagtttagtctttgtgactttacaaatctgacaatatctgcgcaaCTAAACATCATAGTGATGATAAAAGTGAAGAGACTTAGATTTTGAGGATACTTAAAAAGGATGCGAATACGAGAACTTCAAAACGAGTCATAACCTAGAGTATAttctaaaaaatagaaaaggaaataagatatcaaaaaagatatggaaagaatGGGGTAAGAAAGTCGGAAAGGAAACTGAATAACAGAAAGAAACGGAGGAAAATCAATGTCGAGGCCACTTAGAAAGGATGTCGCATACGAGATTCCAATAATTTttatatggcttcggcagtttgctgTAAGGGTTATAAACTACAGTACATCCTAACAAAAGGAGAAAACGAAGTCCGAGAGATAGATGGAAGCAAGAAATCTAATAAGACATGGAAAGAATGGGGCTAGAAGTTCGAAAGAGGAAAATGAATAGCAGAAAGGAGTGGAGGAAAATCAATGACAGAGCCACTTAGAAAGCATACCGAGAACGAGAACTCCAAAAAGTATCAAGAAATTCATTATATcctaaaaaatgagaaaataaaGTCAGAGAAATAGATGGAAGTAAGAGATcgaaaaatatatggaaataaTGAGGCTAGAAAGTCAGAAACGAAAAATGAATAGCAGAAAGGAGTCGAGAAAAATCAACGGCGAAGCCACTTAGAAAGGATTCCGAGTACGAGAACTCCAAAAGGGTCATAAACTACATTATATCCTAAAAAAGAGAATAGGAAGTGCAAGAAATGGATCGAAGCATGAGATCGAATAAGATAATGGAAAGAATGGGGCTAAAAAGTAGAAAAGTAAAATGGATAACAGGAAGGAGTGGAGGAAAATCAATGACGAAGCCACTTAAAAAGGATTCCGAGTACAAAAACTCCAAAAAGGGTCATAAACTACAGCATATcctaaaaaaatgagaaaaagagGTCAGAGAAATGATGGAAGCAAgagatcaaaaaaaaaattgggaaaTAATATATAGCACATAAAGAAATTGATAAAGACCAATTGATGAACAGCAAGCAGAATGAAAAAATGAAGAAACTTTGTAAGCCATGAGCGTCCAAATCCTTTTATGTGTTGGTCCTTTATTGTTAAAACAGGATGTATGAACTATTCTTGTTATTATCTGTCTTTGATTATAGtccaatattttttaacattagcATACAGAAGAGAAAGAGAGAGACATGCCGAGCTAATGATAAACCCACTCTATTCAATTTCTGTCTGTAATGACTTCTGTAATAATTTCCGTAATCATTTCTTCGCCgatattgaataaaataatttttataagttttttccGTGATGGAATCGATTCAGTTAAGCGAATGTAAAAAATTAGTATAAACAAATGATTCTGAGAAGCTTTCCCCATGTTCGATAAATATATTTCAGTCGTATACGTATAACCTTTGTTCTCCTCGCAGAAATTCCCTGAGAtccaatccctctaaaacccaagtctgcgctttccaccttaGCGCAAAagaagccaagcgaaaactccaagttgcgtggaatggtaatacattagaacacacaaaccaacctatatatcttggagtaactctggaccggtccctcacctacagacaacattgcataaaaacgagagggaaaGTCACAACTAGGAAaagcatactcagaaagctaacgggaagtaaatggggtgCACGTCCTGgtgttttaagaacaacggcacaggcactgtgtttctcaactgctgaatatgcgtgccccgtttggggcaGATAGGATATGTatgcaggatagtaacggagtgcatgaaaccaacgccgctctcaaatctatataaagcagcgggtttgcagaaccctcaacacgcagaagctttgcagagcacatagagaaaattaaacagatcgcggatgagcggcatgccctatacaaagctcgaacaccacgaaagcgactaaaatccaggaaaagcttccttgggacagtgcaggatgaaccgcctgactattttcctcttccccaggttcaatggaccggccagtccctagactttaaaacgtgtaaaactatgaataggataagaacgACGGTCGCTCCAATAAAataaaacatggcaaaatggggaaaaatagacGAAGATGAAATGAACTATGACTGTGAaaaaacacagaatatggaacatcttcttacatgtagaaactgtcctcatcgatgtaccctcgaagatttgtggctcgccaacaaagatggaactgacgtagcccgatactgggccgaaattttatgaatgaatGTCCAGActcgataaagtaaagtaagtccTCGTAGAAATTGTAAAACTTACACCTAAAGGATTACAgttttttacttaaatattttaattttattatttaaaatttttttatctaCATATGGCCTCAttcaattaatttgttttatttttaatatctttatataATCAGTATTTCATTCTTACTCCAAAACTAATACTTGACCGAAATCAATCAACCTGTAaaagtatttaattaattttattacgtCGCTTAAACGTAGTGCGAGCCGGCATTTTTTAATTCTCGTGGTCCTTCGAGAACTATAACTGTCAAGACTACCAGCGAGACCACCAGATTGATTCACGACATCGAGAAGTACACATCCTCAGATTATCCAGCCGTTCCTACGACACACAGATAAGGACATATTCGGTAAGTGGCtgcaatttttgtttttacttctAATAATCGTTAGAAAAGTGTTATTTGCTCCTAATTACTTATATCTAcaattatttagatttttaatttctttattacccagctaatttattattttctaccAAAAAAATTTGGATAACTAAAGTCACTTAAAGTTACCAAAGACGTGAATATTCATATagtattaagtttttatttaaatatgtaaaaatttacaactatTTACCAGATTCTTATGTAAATATACGGGTATTaggaaataatttttattgttggCCTATGTTATAGTTCCAGCATTTCCTACATATCTACTTACCGGTTGTAGGTTGACTAGTTGTGCAAGTTCGAGACAGTTCAACTTGAGAACAGTCTAAACTTTGGGACGTATTTACAGTTACATCTTGTGGCGGCGTTACTTGCTGAAATGAAataaatttgatacaaaaaagTAAGTTGAATTAAAGGAGAATCAAGGAGAGTGTACTTATTTATGTTTTATGGTAGAGCcatttaaaaaaagataaaacaagTAGTTTTATTCCAATTGGAATCAATTTTTCGAACTGTGCGACGGGCAAAAGAAGATATGAACGATCCCGCGCATAGTTCTCTACGCATAGGTGTATTTCTAGCGGGGTATGTGACCTTGAGTTGACTCTCTCGACCGGTTTTTCTCCAGCCCTTTCCATACGTCCCGACTGTCCGTCTGTGTTTACTCTTAAACAGTTACAGTTGTTTGGCGTGAAATTTTTCAGATTCATACTTGCTTGACGTAGCGATCGTTGTTTGTTCGCTGCTTATATATCGTGTTCGTGGTAATATGACCGAGAATAGGCTAGATGCTGGTGAAACGGCTAAGAAGATTGCTGTTGAGATGGTAGCAGGAACTAGAACTGTGAATGACTGGAAAACTTCCagaaacaaaattgaaaaatcgTGCTCATCGCAGGCTTCAACAACTGGAATAAAGAAACTAAACATTATGAAAAAATCCCCTAACAATCATATCAATGACCGTTTGTATCTTTCGTACACCTAAAAGAGAGAGCAGGGATTACCAATCTCAGAgcctatgttaaaaagaaaaagcCTTgcagtttaacaaaaaaattggagGTGATAATGATTTCAAGACAAGTGAAGGATGGTTGGAAAGTTGGAAAATTCGGTACGGTATATGGAAGCTACAGATATGTGGTGAGAATCAGAAGTTGTCGAAGTCCTCAAAAAGACATTGCACAGcttactagaagaagaagaaattagtGGAGACCACCTTTACAATTGTGACGAAACAGGTCACAATTCTATAATGCTGCCGACCTAAACTCTGGCCTCAAAACAAGAAGACAGTGCACCAGaatttaagaagaaaaagaaaagagtcTGCAGCAACGCTACAGGATCTCACAAACTCCCTCTAGAATTTATCGGAACGTCAAAAAAATCTGAGGCTTTCGAAACTCTAGAGACTTTTCTTCCCTGCCAGTTTGGTACCGTCGTTAAAAGAGTGCTTGGAGGAACAGTATTCTATTCAAGGAGTGGTTTCACAATCAATTTGTATCAAAGGTTGAAAAACATTTCAAGAAAGGCAATCCTGTTGTTGGACAAAGCACTCTCTCATCCCGACCCAGAAGAACTAAAAGACGGTCAAATAAAGTGTGTTATTGCCCCCAAATGTGACATCCATTAGTCAGCCTATGGACCAAGGTGTTATAAAAACATGTCTATCGACGAAAGCTACTGACGGCGTTGATTGCTGGAATGGACGAAGGAGAAAACGTTACAGAGACTATACTTCCAACGAAGAAGGATTGCTGAACTGGTAAAGAACCTGCCGGAATGTGAAAAAATGAACGAAGACGATGTTAACAAGTGGTTGAGTGTAGACGAACAGAACGAATTAACAGACAGCGATATATTGAACATGGTATGCAAGAATGATGATAAAAACTCTGACAACGAAGGGGATGAAAGCACTGACAAAAATCCGGTCGTAATGAGCCACTCCGAAGCATTCAAGTCATTCGAGGCTCTGCTGTGCTACGTTCAAAGTCAAGAAGATACTTATGCAAGTGATGTGATGCTCTTAAAAAGGATGAGAGGCATAGTTTCAAAACAAAACGTGTACAGTGTGAAAATCAGCAGAATATaatcaacttttttaaaaactaacCGTATTCTGTAAGTGAGAACTTTGTTTCAATTACATATGTCCtttttaatttaaagtaaatTTGTGTAACTGTAATTTGtaactttttgtaaataaattgtgTAACCTTTTGTTTTTAGTATGGAGTTTATacacatttaatttttgtttataagaacAGAAATACAGCTTGAAAACTCTATAATGTTTAGGTTTTTATTTTACCTTTCTTACCTATGTAATGTATGTCTTGGTATCCGGATTTTTTCATATCCGGATCGGTCGGTAGCCACATTGAACCGGATGTGACAGGTGTTACTGTATATGCTGTAGTAATTTCTTATTTTCATTGTATATAAAAATTTCAACGACAAATGGACTGAAAGTTTTATTTGTAAAAGTACTTACTGTTATAATCTGATGAGTAGGTTCCGCTTCTCTTTGATGCGTTTGATGCGACGTTGACGGCTGTATACTGGCAATGGGAATACCATTATACTTTTGTGACGTATCCGCTATACTTCTAGCTTCGTctggttttaaaactgtttcaAAAACGTCTGCTGTGCTCAATAAAATTTCGTTAGGAGGTACTTCTGGCGGTTCTGTCGTGATCGTGGGGTTGCATATTACATTCTTTTTTAATCGTCTCCTAAAACGAAAATGTACtcctttcaaaaaaaaaatcaatttctaCCAGAACGGTAGAAATATTCgaataaaaattgtaaacaacTTCTCCTAAACATTAATCCCAAAAGCGGATGTCTCTTAAAGTTTCATATTGGTTCCCATATTATACAAGAGTCTGCCCTATCCCTCCCCTAGATCCTGCAAATCGCATCGTTTTTGCTGATGACACAACTTTTCTCGTTGTAGATAAGTCCACTGTATTATTTGAATTAGCAAAACGCCATCTTAACAAAATAGAATCACACACCCTaagcaatataaaaaaaaagattcgaTTTCCTATCGCCAGTCACCTAAATGTTGGATAAATCCTTAAACAAGAGGAAAAAAAGACAGAGACTCCTCGTAGAATTATGCGGTAAGTTCGGCAGCACTTTTTAAGTACTTGTGGAAAAGAATTACCCAGGAACAAACAACAAAAGCAGCTTCAATTATCTGAAAACTATGGAACTGGATTCCATTACAGGTTATACTTCTGCAGATAAAACTACTGAAAAGTACTTAACAAAAGCTCCCAGCCCAAAAAGCCCAGCGAGCGAGCATGAGCAGCCAGAAAAGCCACAAACAGATCTGTCAGGTCACAGTGTAGAAAGATCTGCCAGGCCAAGCAgtccattttaaattaaaaataaaacttatttacgAAAACTTGTCTGCAAGATACGATTTGACTCATCACATATACAAGAAATTTGCTTACCTTTTGGTAGAGGGTGATGATGGACTAATAGGTCGAGTCTCTTCCAAGCTCCAGTGGTCAGTGCTTTGTGAGCTCATTTCTGATCTTTCTGACGACAACTGACTTTCACATTTCACTGTTGGATTTTCCATGGGAATTTCTGTTAAACCTACAATGTTGATATTTAGAACTATTTTAAttatatctaaaatatagtataagATCCTACAAGTTTTTAAGTTAGATTTAATATGTGGCGCTTAACCAGTACGATCCTATAATATAATGTGTACATTTTTTATACACAATGTATGAAACAAGCAATCAAGTAGATACGAATGGGGCAAATACACCATGGCTTTAAAACAGCAGAAAGTTACTATATTATCGATATTCCTTGTATATAAAGCTTTatctattgtaaaatatgtataatcCCTTAAAATATTCAAACCCTATTCAAAATAAATCTCAGATTATCGGAACTAAATGTTAAAGTAACAAGCACAAAGATGATAATGGACATTATCTACAAAATCATCATTAAACTGAGAATATTTTATGGATAAAAGACATGGAGACTGACATAAAACACAAAAGGaggataaaaattattttaatgaacaGTTTTTTGGATTATCAACGAAAATGGGTTCTAAAATTTGGATTTTGGatagaaccatcagtttgttaaaTCAACACTTGTTAAATGAACAATATATCTTAAAATTCACTAAGCCTCATAGACTTTAATGCATTGCTTATGTAGTAAGGATAGAAACGCTGATTGCAAAGAgcttaaaatagtaaaatatagaacaaaatataaaaaggaATATCACAGAGAAAATAGGAGAATGAAAGGACAGCATATGCACCACAAATCTAAAGGTCCTCACATATTAGATAGGCAGCAtgaggtaaaaaaaaattaattgttttcaCTTACCTTTTATTTTCAACATTTCTGCTGTCTTCAATATACAGGGTAATTGTTCTTGTGACACACTAACTTCACCATGATACATAAAATCTACTAGTACCCTTAGATCTGTAAATTTAACATCTTTGAGGATAACAATGGGATGTTTGCAAGGATTTGTAGCAAACAAAGACTGAAaataatgtatatgtatatgaaTTGAACACAGAATGCAATAAAAGTATATATTGTATTCCTAGTAGCAAAATATTGCTGAACaatgtaaaatttatatttcaaGCTTCAGCCGAGACCAGCACATAGATAATTTTCTCAATATAAAAGATGTTTTCCAGGTCTGTCTATAGAAATTTTCACTTCTGTCAATACTCACCCAAAGtgcaataatatatttttttgttatataaatgatgtatgcctaatttgtttgttttgatgtttaataatccataaatttgttatttaagtatctaagaaaaaaattattcttgAACTCATTGCTAGTATTTAGTCtacattattttttcatttaagtATGAAAGTATCATTgaaactgttttaattttttgacttctggttctttttcttttctgtttattcATATATTAAGGTCCATCTTAATGTATTATAGCATTTAATGGTCTAAcacttttatataattattttttcacaTTCACatagattttataaataaaatttttggttttttcttGTTCGTTGTTAGGTTTTATATTATAAAGAAGATATCTTATTGTATTGGTTGCTATCCATAATTTTGCAttgcaaaaatttaaattttgttcatAAATAATAATCAGCTGTGTCTTTTTTATAGAAAATTTGTTTATAGACCCATACAGACTGAAAATttcaacaaatttctatatagAACCATAGGTGCCAACAGGATTATTTTCAGGGTGGTGTATCTGATTTTCAGGGGGGTGCATTTGCATCTACACATACTATTAaccaatataaaatatagaactaTACATGTGTAGCTATGTACTTTCTTTCAGGGCAGGGAGGTGCAATTGCACCTGCTGCTCTGAAGTTGCCCATGTATAGATGTATGAATGTACAATATTTACCTGAAAATAGGAGCTACAAGCAGACAAAACTACTTTGTGTGCTTGAAGCTGTTTGCCTTCTGCTGCTAATGTTACATCTACTAGGGATTGGCTATTTAGGAGACTAGAAAACACTGATATGAAATTTGGCTGATGATTATTCCATCTTAAACAATACTGTTGAACTGTCATTCTGCTCTTTTTGTTGAATACCTAAAAAATAACTGAAACATTGGAATACTTCATAAATGGATAATTCAAGGAAAAATATGAAGTTTACTAAACAAATATTGCTTCCTTTTACTACAAATACCAGCAAATCTAGAGAAAGGTTAATTCTTTACAGATCAAACACAGCAGCTGTTACTTTTATCAGTTTTCTCTTAATAGACCTCTTCTACTAACTTATTTCCcaaattatcaaattactacaaTAAGTACTGCTATGTCATATTAAACAAATATCTCTAAGTAATCAGTTAAAATGTTCTGACATCAGATCTAAATAAACTATTATtgctgtttatttttgttaaaaaaatgtacaCAC includes:
- the LOC140435241 gene encoding uncharacterized protein isoform X2; translated protein: MTVQQYCLRWNNHQPNFISVFSSLLNSQSLVDVTLAAEGKQLQAHKVVLSACSSYFQSLFATNPCKHPIVILKDVKFTDLRVLVDFMYHGEVSVSQEQLPCILKTAEMLKIKGLTEIPMENPTVKCESQLSSERSEMSSQSTDHWSLEETRPISPSSPSTKRRRLKKNVICNPTITTEPPEVPPNEILLSTADVFETVLKPDEARSIADTSQKYNGIPIASIQPSTSHQTHQREAEPTHQIITQVTPPQDVTVNTSQSLDCSQVELSRTCTTSQPTTASFSPRSSPPPQEIQHMGPKRGRFLMRQSRIKREPDLCTEADLEAVGLSPYLSIPPVRIERQCSEPIPCISPSPDNLLHVPDHVLVKQHSHPLLPSKSAESSTRSSHCPVVRLGPALGCNFCWNTVDKHGRIIRRKTEYHCPECQTNLCIVPCFQEYHKTQAIGGATNLDPLLPSSSNKPYSKSS
- the LOC140435241 gene encoding uncharacterized protein isoform X1, translated to MTVQQYCLRWNNHQPNFISVFSSLLNSQSLVDVTLAAEGKQLQAHKVVLSACSSYFQSLFATNPCKHPIVILKDVKFTDLRVLVDFMYHGEVSVSQEQLPCILKTAEMLKIKGLTEIPMENPTVKCESQLSSERSEMSSQSTDHWSLEETRPISPSSPSTKRRRLKKNVICNPTITTEPPEVPPNEILLSTADVFETVLKPDEARSIADTSQKYNGIPIASIQPSTSHQTHQREAEPTHQIITQVTPPQDVTVNTSQSLDCSQVELSRTCTTSQPTTGIQWNVLDQSGFTHFSSTSAVISNNVGTQFTHNSESHPTSPPNNNILLHSNTTVNEPFLNLKKKRSLNPQGDENFLRALEAVRFGGIGFCKAARMYGVNNRTLWLEYKKRGYPNFRLSIKNRHQAQVQSQSERDEKPKDQNIVTSEPDTCTVNPIAIISSAVFDGKHVDFKEVSQRSKYFDSENPPETINFQSLNLDPM